The following coding sequences lie in one Arthrobacter sp. PGP41 genomic window:
- a CDS encoding sugar-binding transcriptional regulator → MLYHEEGLSQGDISQRLNLSQARVSRYLKNAVDLGIVRTSIVQPTGIYVGLEKALEEKYQLREVVVVDVMDGASLGMRLGSSAATYLETTIDANDYVGISSWSTTLLHTVEAMRSRPRKIANEVIQLIGGVGSPQAQMQASRLVSHLAELTSAKPYYMGCPGLVANRQIREAFLGDPAVAASVEAWQRLTTLLVGIGTFPASPLWQASGNALSSTEEGELSRAGAVGEICLRFFDIDGLPMKPAIEERVISIDADAMMQVPRRVGVAGGMGKLNAIRGAVAGGWINVLITDADVARQLLERPQL, encoded by the coding sequence GTGCTCTACCACGAGGAAGGGCTTTCGCAGGGAGACATCTCCCAGCGGCTGAACCTCTCCCAGGCAAGGGTGTCGCGCTACCTCAAGAACGCCGTCGACCTGGGGATAGTCCGTACATCCATCGTCCAGCCAACTGGAATCTACGTCGGACTCGAAAAGGCCCTCGAGGAGAAGTACCAGCTCCGCGAGGTCGTGGTCGTGGACGTCATGGACGGTGCTTCACTGGGGATGCGGCTCGGCTCGTCCGCAGCCACCTACCTCGAAACTACAATTGACGCCAACGACTACGTCGGAATCTCCTCATGGAGCACCACCCTTCTGCACACGGTGGAAGCCATGCGCTCACGCCCCCGAAAAATTGCGAATGAAGTGATACAGCTCATCGGCGGCGTGGGTAGTCCCCAGGCCCAGATGCAAGCCAGCCGCCTGGTCTCCCACCTAGCAGAGCTCACTTCAGCCAAGCCCTACTACATGGGCTGCCCCGGACTTGTGGCGAACCGGCAGATTCGCGAGGCATTCCTCGGGGATCCAGCCGTGGCTGCATCAGTAGAAGCCTGGCAGCGCCTGACGACCTTGCTGGTGGGTATCGGAACATTCCCCGCCTCACCCCTCTGGCAAGCCAGCGGGAACGCCTTAAGCAGCACGGAAGAAGGAGAACTGTCCCGGGCGGGAGCAGTCGGTGAGATCTGTCTGCGATTCTTCGACATCGACGGACTGCCCATGAAGCCGGCTATCGAAGAAAGAGTGATCTCCATCGACGCCGACGCCATGATGCAGGTACCCCGCCGCGTCGGCGTAGCCGGTGGCATGGGCAAACTCAACGCCATCCGCGGCGCCGTAGCCGGCGGGTGGATCAACGTCCTCATAACGGATGCCGACGTGGCAAGACAGCTCCTGGAACGGCCGCAACTCTAG
- a CDS encoding sugar phosphate isomerase/epimerase family protein, producing MAFTIESETQMTDVKYSTRLNSFGLGKGKKYPSGEDSVIDLIAVAGSVKGLTSLELNYPEHFGQHSVEEIKAALDKADLDVRGIQLRWPAPQFSNGGFTNPDPALREAAVAMVKEAISLCREFGSDHVLLWPAHDGYEYPLQMDYMKSWNWMVESLQAVADVDQDIRISIEYKPAEPRGRTILNTTGAVMNLIKDCDRPNLGITLDFGHLLMARENPAQSAAMCLREQKLFGLQLNDSHGVADDGLVVASIHFAETLELVYYLLREGYQGTYYFDTDPVRENPVAECEMNIERMQTIINKARDLVKNQPDLPSGDALRSSSVLWSQVVGV from the coding sequence GTGGCCTTCACGATCGAAAGCGAAACGCAGATGACAGATGTTAAGTACTCCACCCGCCTTAATTCTTTTGGGCTGGGCAAGGGCAAGAAGTACCCCAGCGGCGAAGACTCGGTGATCGATCTGATCGCTGTTGCCGGAAGCGTCAAGGGGTTGACGTCACTCGAACTGAACTACCCGGAGCACTTCGGTCAGCATTCAGTAGAGGAAATCAAGGCTGCTTTGGACAAGGCCGATCTCGATGTCCGGGGTATCCAGCTCCGTTGGCCGGCACCTCAGTTCTCCAATGGGGGATTCACCAACCCTGACCCGGCGCTTCGCGAAGCAGCGGTCGCAATGGTGAAAGAAGCCATCAGCTTGTGCCGGGAATTTGGTTCGGACCATGTTCTCCTGTGGCCGGCGCATGACGGTTATGAATACCCCCTGCAGATGGACTACATGAAGTCCTGGAACTGGATGGTCGAAAGCCTTCAGGCAGTCGCCGATGTTGACCAGGACATCCGTATTTCGATCGAGTACAAGCCGGCCGAGCCGCGTGGACGCACGATTCTGAACACCACCGGTGCAGTCATGAACCTCATCAAAGATTGCGACCGTCCCAACCTCGGCATCACGCTGGACTTCGGCCACCTGCTGATGGCGCGGGAAAATCCGGCGCAGTCCGCCGCGATGTGCCTGCGGGAGCAGAAACTGTTCGGGCTGCAGCTCAACGACTCGCATGGCGTGGCCGATGACGGCCTCGTGGTAGCGTCGATCCACTTCGCGGAGACACTGGAACTGGTCTACTACCTGCTCCGCGAGGGATATCAGGGAACGTACTACTTCGACACCGATCCGGTTCGGGAGAACCCTGTCGCTGAGTGCGAGATGAACATCGAGAGGATGCAGACCATCATCAACAAGGCCCGCGACTTGGTCAAAAACCAGCCGGATCTTCCCAGCGGAGATGCTCTGCGCTCATCGTCGGTTTTGTGGTCGCAGGTAGTGGGTGTCTAG
- a CDS encoding PfkB family carbohydrate kinase: MGSTGVCVVGSVNADLIAYRGAEVSAAGYVTGDSFEMAAGGKSLNAAMSIAAADPTVSLVARVGSDDLGNFVISTLHERGIATEGIIRDERTHTGVGHVRIDSQGEYDTVVIPGANGNFSPADIDGYLQSHEPPAFVVLNLEVPLPTVRHAAARFRELGSKLVLNLSPVCAEARSLLRLADVVVLNLRETCHVLDVPPTTDVLLLLTALREAGAKTPVLTLGGGGVAALHGNDFVQADVGPTTVVNSVGAGDSFLGTMVLAMANGHPFPLCLRAANEAGRLVCSRPESFLTTADVRLIEDGLGVSLANTSVGH; encoded by the coding sequence GTGGGATCAACCGGTGTTTGCGTTGTCGGGTCGGTAAACGCAGACCTCATTGCGTATCGCGGCGCAGAAGTAAGCGCTGCAGGATATGTGACGGGCGACAGCTTCGAGATGGCCGCGGGCGGCAAGAGTCTGAACGCCGCGATGAGCATCGCAGCGGCTGATCCTACGGTCTCCCTCGTGGCCCGCGTCGGCTCCGATGATCTGGGAAATTTCGTCATCAGCACCCTGCACGAACGGGGGATTGCAACCGAGGGCATCATTCGGGATGAACGGACCCACACCGGCGTAGGACACGTCAGAATAGATTCCCAGGGGGAGTACGACACCGTCGTGATCCCCGGAGCCAACGGAAACTTCTCACCGGCAGACATCGACGGCTACCTCCAATCCCATGAACCGCCGGCGTTCGTAGTCCTGAACCTCGAAGTGCCGCTTCCCACCGTCAGGCACGCAGCGGCCCGCTTCCGGGAACTCGGTTCTAAACTGGTTCTGAACCTCTCGCCGGTGTGTGCAGAGGCAAGGTCGCTCCTCCGGCTCGCGGACGTTGTTGTTCTAAATCTCCGGGAAACCTGCCACGTACTGGATGTTCCGCCCACCACCGATGTCCTGCTGCTTCTCACCGCTCTACGGGAAGCCGGCGCGAAGACCCCTGTCCTGACACTCGGCGGGGGCGGGGTCGCTGCCCTGCATGGAAATGACTTCGTGCAGGCGGACGTGGGACCGACAACGGTAGTCAATTCAGTCGGTGCAGGGGACAGCTTCCTGGGAACAATGGTTCTGGCGATGGCGAACGGCCATCCGTTTCCCTTGTGCCTCAGGGCGGCCAATGAGGCGGGCAGGCTCGTGTGCAGCAGGCCTGAGTCTTTCCTGACCACTGCTGACGTCCGTCTTATCGAGGACGGTCTCGGAGTTTCCCTCGCCAACACCTCCGTTGGCCACTAG
- a CDS encoding sugar ABC transporter substrate-binding protein — protein MTKLPRAVTQLFAATAAVALLAACSATPDGPAGQPAGSGGDLVSLVDAAAKTPITDLKASLGEPAAPAADTKLCYITRTLSNEFWGFERDGFEAEAKKLGVKYQTFDVTDESSITEQLDKAKSAANQGCSALLASPISATGLDTVFTEALAQNVPVVVLNDAKGNIPGSVYVGPDALTIGETAADYIATKLPEGGKVAMIEGDPGSSNALNRGEGFKNGLAKHSNLQLVASQTAKWDQTRAQEIATAMLTANPDIKAFYSQNDGMAFGVAAAIAAKNLTGKVVLVGTDGIPQAKKEIQAGNMTATVSEQPVTEGASGVNAALWLMDGKKVPGWIDVPAFIIDSENVGKYPTGMP, from the coding sequence ATGACTAAACTTCCTCGCGCTGTTACACAGCTTTTCGCCGCTACGGCGGCAGTGGCGCTACTCGCAGCCTGCAGTGCTACCCCTGACGGGCCAGCGGGCCAGCCCGCAGGGTCCGGCGGGGACCTGGTGAGCCTCGTTGATGCCGCCGCAAAGACACCGATCACTGATCTAAAGGCCAGCCTTGGCGAGCCGGCAGCGCCGGCGGCCGACACGAAGCTCTGCTACATCACCCGGACGCTGTCCAATGAGTTCTGGGGATTTGAGCGGGACGGCTTCGAAGCCGAGGCCAAGAAGCTCGGCGTTAAGTACCAGACGTTCGATGTGACCGACGAGTCCTCCATCACGGAACAGCTCGACAAGGCAAAGAGTGCCGCGAACCAGGGCTGCAGCGCCCTGCTTGCCTCACCGATTTCCGCCACGGGCCTGGACACCGTCTTCACTGAAGCCTTGGCGCAGAACGTCCCGGTGGTCGTGCTGAACGACGCCAAAGGCAATATCCCTGGGAGTGTTTATGTCGGCCCCGATGCCCTGACGATCGGTGAAACTGCTGCTGATTACATCGCTACTAAGCTTCCCGAGGGCGGCAAGGTTGCCATGATCGAAGGCGACCCGGGGTCATCCAATGCGTTGAACCGGGGTGAGGGATTCAAGAATGGCTTGGCCAAGCATTCGAACCTGCAGCTGGTCGCTTCCCAGACGGCAAAGTGGGATCAAACCAGGGCACAGGAAATTGCCACTGCCATGCTCACCGCCAACCCGGACATCAAGGCGTTCTATTCACAGAATGATGGCATGGCGTTCGGAGTCGCAGCTGCCATCGCTGCGAAAAACCTCACGGGCAAGGTAGTGCTGGTCGGTACCGACGGCATCCCGCAGGCCAAGAAGGAAATCCAGGCCGGCAACATGACCGCCACGGTCAGCGAGCAGCCCGTGACCGAAGGCGCCAGCGGCGTCAATGCAGCCCTTTGGCTGATGGACGGCAAGAAGGTCCCCGGATGGATCGACGTTCCGGCCTTCATCATCGATTCTGAGAACGTCGGGAAATACCCGACCGGAATGCCGTAA
- a CDS encoding sugar ABC transporter ATP-binding protein — protein MVTPLLELQNIAKSFPGVRALNDVSFTLERGEICTLAGENGAGKSTLLAILGGSLVPDHGSVIIDGHVRQHFSPRQALADGVRIAHQEPAIVPQLSVEQNLVLGRTSRQRRDAGKDIDQALADVAQMGFPLKAKASVRGLSPAQRHALTIARALAFGAKIVALDEPTTSMLEHNVEGVLSRVREIAHTRGVGIIYVSHKMPEVMSVSDKVVVLRDGTVNYTQPIAQTSEQDIVRNMVGRELLSFKRQHPVPPEAPVLFSASGVSHPTGGGPLSLDVRAGEVLGIAGLVGSGRTEFLRAIIRADRGSTGTVSVDGKKRKIRSPRDSRNAGIAFIPEERKHQGLVLQVPAYFNVALTADRQFNGFGPIISVRKQIAAAEEAAARMSLRPANVRLNARQFSGGNQQKIVIAKWTWRNTKVFLFDEPTKGVDVGGKVEIYELIDALAKAGSAVIVVSSDLPEIISLSDRVKVMRQGQFVSEHTGDDINEHSLVASAMGIAERTTT, from the coding sequence ATGGTTACACCGCTGCTGGAACTGCAGAATATCGCGAAGTCATTCCCCGGAGTCCGCGCTCTGAATGACGTCAGCTTCACGTTGGAACGCGGAGAAATTTGCACCCTGGCTGGAGAGAACGGGGCGGGCAAAAGCACGCTGCTCGCCATTCTCGGCGGCTCCCTCGTCCCGGACCATGGATCCGTCATCATCGACGGACACGTGCGGCAGCATTTCTCACCCCGCCAGGCACTGGCCGACGGGGTGAGGATTGCCCATCAGGAACCGGCCATCGTTCCGCAGCTGTCCGTAGAGCAAAATCTCGTGCTGGGGCGTACGTCACGCCAGCGCCGGGACGCAGGCAAAGACATCGACCAGGCGCTGGCAGACGTCGCCCAGATGGGGTTCCCGCTCAAGGCCAAAGCTTCGGTACGGGGGCTCAGCCCGGCCCAGCGGCACGCCCTGACCATTGCCAGGGCGCTGGCGTTCGGCGCCAAGATCGTCGCCCTCGACGAACCCACCACCAGCATGCTCGAACACAACGTCGAAGGCGTCCTGAGCCGGGTGCGGGAAATCGCACACACCCGCGGCGTAGGCATCATCTATGTCTCACACAAGATGCCCGAGGTCATGAGCGTCTCGGACAAAGTGGTGGTCCTGCGCGACGGCACCGTGAACTACACACAGCCGATCGCACAGACCTCGGAACAGGACATCGTACGGAACATGGTCGGCCGGGAGCTGCTGTCATTCAAACGGCAGCACCCTGTCCCACCAGAGGCTCCGGTCCTGTTTTCAGCCTCCGGGGTCAGCCACCCCACCGGCGGAGGTCCTCTGTCCCTGGACGTCCGGGCCGGCGAAGTTTTGGGCATCGCCGGCCTGGTGGGATCCGGCCGTACCGAGTTCCTGCGGGCCATCATCAGGGCGGACAGGGGCAGCACCGGCACCGTGAGCGTGGACGGGAAAAAGCGAAAAATCCGCTCACCGCGGGACAGCAGAAACGCCGGCATCGCGTTCATCCCCGAAGAACGCAAGCACCAGGGTCTGGTCCTGCAGGTTCCTGCCTACTTCAACGTCGCACTTACCGCCGACCGGCAGTTCAACGGCTTCGGGCCCATCATCAGCGTGCGGAAGCAAATTGCCGCCGCCGAGGAGGCAGCCGCGCGGATGTCACTCCGGCCCGCCAATGTACGTCTCAATGCCCGCCAGTTCTCCGGCGGTAACCAACAAAAAATTGTGATCGCGAAATGGACCTGGCGCAACACCAAAGTATTCCTTTTCGATGAACCCACAAAGGGTGTGGATGTCGGCGGCAAAGTCGAAATCTACGAACTCATCGATGCGCTGGCCAAAGCCGGAAGCGCAGTAATCGTGGTTTCCTCCGACCTTCCGGAAATCATCTCCCTCAGCGACCGGGTCAAAGTCATGCGCCAGGGTCAGTTCGTCTCCGAGCACACCGGTGACGACATCAACGAACACAGCCTCGTGGCCAGCGCCATGGGCATCGCAGAAAGAACAACGACATGA
- a CDS encoding ABC transporter permease, translating into MSQPTLPKKDQAEDSGATNRRPYATAIKKSRTRPTLNLQALGIYIAAVVIFLIFGLLNPNFLTSGNLRDIAVSASVNAIIGLGITFVIITGGIDLAVGSIASFVGIVSASLMVNAGTTPFLALLAGIALGLVCGAINGLLITKLKLPPFIATLGTMSIYQGFAYVVTNGRPVYNVPRDFVFMLNSYVGGIPVAVILVAVLAVLCWLLLRRTVFGQNVIATGGSEETAWLSGVRVDRVKIAVYALSGVLAGVGGLVIVARINAAQTDAGSPYLLTAIASAVIGGANLMGGEGRIAGTLVGALILGALTNGLVLLNVPSFYEQIVTGLVVVIAVALDQGSKGWPLLKKQKEKTPPQKEAAAA; encoded by the coding sequence ATGAGCCAGCCCACCCTGCCAAAGAAAGACCAGGCCGAAGACAGCGGAGCGACGAACCGAAGGCCCTACGCAACAGCCATCAAAAAGTCACGCACCCGGCCGACACTGAACCTCCAGGCGCTGGGAATCTACATCGCCGCAGTTGTCATCTTCCTCATTTTCGGGTTGCTGAACCCCAACTTCCTCACCTCCGGCAACCTCCGCGACATTGCCGTCTCAGCCAGCGTCAACGCCATCATCGGGCTCGGAATTACCTTTGTCATCATCACGGGGGGCATCGATCTGGCGGTCGGGTCGATCGCAAGTTTTGTCGGGATCGTCTCTGCCTCCCTCATGGTCAACGCCGGAACGACTCCCTTCCTCGCGCTGCTCGCAGGCATCGCGTTGGGCCTGGTTTGTGGCGCCATCAACGGGTTGCTTATCACCAAGCTCAAGCTGCCCCCGTTCATCGCCACGCTCGGCACCATGAGTATCTACCAGGGCTTCGCATACGTGGTTACGAACGGGCGCCCTGTGTACAACGTCCCCAGGGACTTTGTCTTCATGCTCAACAGCTACGTAGGCGGCATCCCGGTCGCAGTCATCCTCGTAGCCGTCCTCGCCGTTCTCTGCTGGCTGCTGCTCCGCCGGACCGTCTTTGGACAGAACGTTATCGCTACCGGCGGCAGCGAAGAAACAGCCTGGCTCTCAGGTGTCCGCGTCGACAGGGTAAAAATCGCGGTCTACGCCCTCTCCGGCGTCCTCGCCGGAGTCGGCGGACTGGTCATCGTCGCACGCATCAATGCCGCACAGACCGACGCCGGAAGCCCGTACCTGCTCACAGCAATCGCTTCGGCCGTCATTGGCGGGGCAAACCTCATGGGCGGAGAAGGCCGTATCGCCGGGACCCTGGTCGGAGCCCTGATCCTGGGGGCACTCACCAACGGCCTGGTGCTGCTCAACGTCCCCAGCTTCTACGAGCAAATCGTCACGGGCCTGGTCGTCGTCATCGCGGTGGCGTTGGACCAAGGCAGCAAGGGATGGCCGCTTCTCAAGAAACAGAAAGAGAAGACCCCACCGCAAAAGGAGGCCGCCGCAGCCTGA
- a CDS encoding amidohydrolase family protein: protein MLDFDVIDAHHHLCDFSNSYPWLQGPAEPRYHGDDRPLRKSYLIGDYLKDAGQFRLAGSVHIENGAADPLWEANWIQGVHEDNGLPSVQVARASLAEPSVLAHLERLASVPSVRGVRDILSWHPDPRYTHTSRPDLITDARWLKGFSHLSSLGLSFDLQVFPDQLDQAARLAADHPDTSIVLDHAGMPLLRDAESHHHWRSRMQNLAKQPNVVTKISALGTNDHSWTKETIRPIVLDTIDIFGPNRTMFGSNFPVDSLYSSFTALYTAFDEITTDMTAGDRQQLFAETAKTTYGIETLNSKL from the coding sequence GTGCTCGACTTCGACGTCATCGACGCTCATCACCACCTGTGCGATTTCTCCAACTCATACCCATGGCTCCAGGGCCCGGCAGAACCCCGGTATCACGGCGATGACCGGCCACTGCGCAAGAGTTACCTCATTGGTGACTACCTGAAGGATGCCGGGCAATTCCGGCTTGCTGGATCGGTACATATTGAGAACGGGGCCGCCGACCCACTGTGGGAAGCTAACTGGATTCAGGGTGTCCACGAGGACAACGGTTTGCCTTCAGTGCAAGTGGCCAGAGCATCTCTGGCAGAACCATCAGTACTGGCTCACCTTGAACGCCTGGCATCAGTACCCTCGGTGCGGGGTGTACGGGACATCCTCAGCTGGCACCCCGACCCCCGATACACCCACACCTCTCGCCCGGACCTCATCACCGACGCACGCTGGCTCAAAGGTTTCTCGCACCTTTCCTCGCTGGGCCTGTCCTTTGACCTCCAGGTCTTTCCGGACCAACTGGACCAGGCAGCGCGACTGGCAGCTGACCACCCGGACACGTCCATCGTTCTGGACCACGCAGGAATGCCCCTACTACGCGATGCTGAATCCCATCACCACTGGCGCTCACGAATGCAAAACCTCGCCAAGCAGCCCAATGTCGTCACCAAGATTTCGGCACTGGGAACGAACGACCACTCCTGGACCAAAGAAACCATCCGGCCGATCGTCCTGGACACAATCGACATCTTCGGCCCCAACCGAACCATGTTCGGAAGCAACTTCCCCGTCGACAGCCTGTACTCCAGCTTCACCGCGCTGTACACCGCCTTCGACGAGATAACAACTGACATGACGGCTGGCGACCGCCAACAGCTCTTCGCGGAAACGGCAAAGACAACCTACGGCATCGAAACTCTTAACTCGAAGCTATAA
- a CDS encoding NAD(P)H-dependent oxidoreductase, with the protein MNLHKLLTEREREGSPIRVGLIGAGRYGTMYLAQANNIPGIHVVAIADINVKRAEGAFELVGWPKDQIAPDIATALRDRSTAIVANADELFNVDIDIIVEATGNPIVGVKHALRAIETKKHIIMVTVEADALAGPALAKRAEAAGVVYSMAYGDQPALIMELVDWARTSGFDVVCAGKGAKFLEHYHEMNPDNVWENWEFSKELTDSGQLNPNMHTSFRDGTKASIEMAAVANGAGLVPSDTGLTFTPGDVEEIASICRPADVGGALAHEGTVDVMSSVKSDGTWIPHNTQEGVFVVVKATNEYVSGCFTEYPWHPDPTGQYAALYRPYHYVGLELNVSIANAVLRGIPTGSPIGFFGDVVATAKKDLKAGEFLDGEGGYTVWGQLVSAKHSVTTGALPVALAHHVELRNDVAKGGIVRWDDVIMDDSLTQALELRRETEALVTDPALPA; encoded by the coding sequence ATGAATCTTCACAAACTACTCACCGAACGCGAACGGGAAGGCAGTCCCATCCGGGTCGGCCTGATCGGCGCCGGACGCTACGGAACCATGTACCTGGCCCAAGCCAACAACATCCCGGGGATCCACGTCGTCGCCATCGCAGACATCAACGTCAAACGCGCTGAAGGTGCCTTCGAACTCGTTGGATGGCCCAAAGACCAGATCGCCCCCGACATAGCAACCGCCCTGAGGGACCGCTCAACCGCGATCGTGGCCAACGCCGACGAGCTTTTCAACGTCGACATCGACATCATCGTGGAAGCCACCGGCAACCCTATCGTGGGCGTCAAGCACGCACTGCGCGCCATCGAAACGAAAAAACACATCATCATGGTCACTGTTGAAGCCGACGCCCTGGCAGGGCCCGCCCTTGCCAAACGGGCAGAAGCAGCCGGTGTCGTCTACTCAATGGCATACGGCGACCAGCCGGCCCTCATCATGGAACTCGTCGACTGGGCCCGCACCAGCGGCTTCGACGTCGTCTGCGCCGGCAAGGGCGCCAAATTCCTCGAGCACTACCACGAGATGAACCCCGACAACGTCTGGGAAAACTGGGAATTCTCCAAGGAACTCACCGACTCCGGGCAGCTGAACCCCAACATGCACACCTCCTTCCGCGACGGCACCAAAGCCTCCATCGAAATGGCCGCCGTAGCCAACGGGGCAGGACTGGTCCCCTCTGACACCGGGCTGACCTTTACGCCGGGAGACGTTGAGGAAATTGCCTCTATCTGCCGCCCTGCCGATGTCGGAGGAGCCCTCGCTCACGAAGGCACTGTCGACGTTATGTCCAGTGTCAAGAGCGACGGCACCTGGATCCCCCACAACACGCAGGAAGGCGTGTTCGTCGTCGTGAAGGCCACGAACGAATACGTGTCCGGCTGCTTCACCGAATACCCCTGGCACCCGGACCCCACCGGCCAGTACGCCGCCTTGTACCGCCCCTACCACTACGTCGGCCTTGAGCTGAACGTATCAATCGCCAACGCCGTCCTCCGCGGAATCCCCACCGGTTCACCCATCGGGTTCTTCGGCGACGTTGTTGCCACCGCCAAGAAGGACCTTAAAGCCGGTGAATTCCTCGACGGCGAAGGCGGGTACACCGTGTGGGGCCAACTCGTTTCGGCCAAGCACTCCGTCACCACCGGTGCGCTGCCGGTTGCACTGGCCCACCACGTGGAACTGCGCAATGACGTCGCCAAAGGCGGAATTGTCCGCTGGGACGACGTCATCATGGACGACTCGCTCACCCAGGCCCTCGAACTGCGACGGGAAACCGAAGCCCTGGTGACGGATCCAGCGCTTCCGGCCTGA
- a CDS encoding NAD(P)-dependent oxidoreductase — protein sequence MAPSSSDGLPASVALLGTGPMGAPIARNIIAGGVPLKLWNRTTDKAKAIDGGLVAPTPAEAASEVVLTVLPDLPQVAALLPGENGLLAGWKSAGIDNPTLVIHGTVSPVAVESFAQECRQRWGVTVVDAPLSGGTIGAEEGRLSIMAGGPPEATERLKPLFALYGTTVLWVGGTGAGSTVKACNQIVVAATVTALAEAMALAASAGLDLEKVQSILAGGLANSEVLRQKGRRWIEQDFEGGGSAKNQLKDLNFVAELAGHRGQKLPLTNSLQNAFEKMVAEGAGNLDHTGIFRSLRT from the coding sequence ATGGCCCCTTCTTCCTCCGATGGACTGCCCGCGTCCGTGGCCCTGCTCGGAACAGGACCGATGGGCGCCCCGATTGCCCGCAACATCATCGCCGGAGGTGTACCCCTAAAACTCTGGAACCGCACCACGGATAAGGCCAAGGCAATCGATGGCGGCTTGGTGGCCCCCACTCCTGCAGAAGCTGCAAGCGAAGTAGTGCTGACTGTCCTGCCAGACCTGCCTCAGGTCGCAGCCCTTCTTCCCGGCGAGAATGGGTTACTGGCGGGATGGAAGAGCGCAGGGATAGATAACCCCACCCTTGTCATCCACGGCACCGTGTCACCGGTAGCAGTGGAAAGCTTCGCACAGGAATGCCGCCAGCGCTGGGGTGTGACCGTCGTCGACGCGCCCCTCAGTGGCGGAACCATCGGCGCGGAAGAGGGACGACTGAGCATCATGGCCGGCGGCCCGCCCGAGGCAACCGAACGCCTCAAACCACTGTTCGCGTTGTACGGCACCACAGTGCTTTGGGTCGGTGGAACGGGTGCGGGATCCACCGTCAAAGCATGCAACCAGATTGTCGTCGCCGCCACCGTGACTGCCTTGGCCGAAGCTATGGCCCTCGCAGCCAGCGCCGGTCTTGACCTCGAAAAAGTCCAGTCCATACTTGCCGGGGGACTCGCCAATTCCGAGGTGCTTAGGCAGAAAGGCCGACGCTGGATTGAGCAGGACTTCGAAGGCGGGGGATCTGCGAAAAACCAGCTTAAGGACCTAAATTTTGTGGCTGAACTTGCCGGGCACCGCGGGCAGAAACTCCCACTCACCAATAGCCTCCAAAACGCTTTTGAAAAGATGGTGGCAGAAGGGGCGGGAAACCTGGACCACACAGGAATCTTTCGAAGCCTCCGGACCTGA
- a CDS encoding ArsR/SmtB family transcription factor, whose protein sequence is MDRATTPASRLANPLTVPAEENFDLLAVMFALSDPTRRAIVEFIAAEPGTGCSGSDFGMSKSALTRHWRVLRESGTIKQEAHGNRHRNWLRRELDRRFPGLMELVLREHQPALSRASQADPDVA, encoded by the coding sequence ATGGACAGGGCAACCACGCCGGCCAGTCGCTTGGCGAATCCGCTCACGGTCCCGGCTGAGGAGAATTTCGACCTGTTGGCCGTTATGTTCGCGCTGAGCGATCCCACCCGGCGCGCGATCGTCGAGTTCATCGCCGCGGAGCCCGGCACCGGGTGCAGCGGCTCTGACTTCGGCATGTCAAAATCGGCCCTGACACGGCACTGGCGCGTCCTCCGCGAGTCCGGAACCATCAAACAGGAAGCACATGGCAACCGACACAGGAACTGGCTTCGCCGCGAGCTCGATCGCCGCTTCCCAGGCCTGATGGAGCTTGTCCTGCGGGAACACCAGCCGGCTCTCAGCCGAGCCAGCCAGGCAGACCCGGACGTCGCCTGA